A window of the Lysinibacillus irui genome harbors these coding sequences:
- a CDS encoding TerC family protein: METILLQYGWVLIVLVVLEGLLAADNAVVMAVMVKHLPQEQQKKALFYGLFGALIFRFSALFVITVLVNYWQIQAVGAAYLLFMSAKNIYDLRKHKDDDDEESTEKSGKKGSGFWLTVLKVEAADIAFAIDSMLAAVAIAVTLPHLGEFDIGGINGGQFIVMLLGGFIGVIMMRFAAQWFVKVLNDYPSLETAAFLIVGWVGVKLVVLTLAHEKVGILPEEFPHSTAWELTFWVVLLAIAFVGYLVGVRNKKNN, translated from the coding sequence ATGGAAACAATTTTATTACAATATGGCTGGGTATTGATTGTCCTTGTTGTATTAGAAGGATTACTCGCGGCTGATAACGCGGTAGTGATGGCTGTTATGGTCAAGCATTTACCACAAGAACAGCAAAAAAAGGCACTATTTTATGGATTATTTGGAGCACTGATTTTCCGATTTTCAGCGCTTTTTGTAATAACAGTGTTGGTAAACTATTGGCAAATCCAAGCGGTAGGAGCTGCCTATTTACTATTTATGTCTGCGAAAAACATCTATGATTTGCGTAAACATAAAGACGATGATGATGAAGAATCTACTGAAAAATCTGGGAAAAAGGGTTCTGGATTCTGGTTAACGGTTCTGAAGGTTGAAGCGGCAGATATTGCATTTGCTATCGATTCAATGCTGGCAGCAGTTGCTATTGCCGTAACTTTACCGCATTTAGGAGAATTTGATATAGGTGGTATCAATGGAGGACAGTTTATTGTTATGCTCCTTGGTGGATTTATCGGCGTCATTATGATGCGTTTTGCAGCACAATGGTTTGTTAAAGTATTAAATGACTATCCTTCACTTGAAACAGCCGCATTTTTAATCGTGGGATGGGTAGGTGTGAAGCTGGTTGTTTTAACATTAGCCCATGAAAAAGTTGGAATACTACCTGAAGAGTTTCCACATTCCACTGCGTGGGAGTTAACATTCTGGGTTGTCTTGCTAGCCATTGCATTTGTTGGCTATCTAGTAGGAGTTCGTAATAAAAAGAATAATTAG
- a CDS encoding SDR family oxidoreductase: MKVHFFTGFPGFISSQLIRTLFQEKQTQQVIAIVLAGETIKAQKEKNKIVEAFPDCSIRIIEGDITLPNLGLDDQIIKEIVPQIEVFWHLAAIYDLAVPRDIAWKVNVHGTTMVNDFVRTLPNLKRYMYFSTAYVAGTREGVLRENELIRPQAFKNYYEETKYEAELRVEDLKSEIPLTIIRPGIVRGHSKTGETIKFDGPYFFLNLVERLKGLPLIPYIGQSTSTINVVPIDYILNASIFLANEQGAEGKTLHLTDPKPHPVQEVYRTMVKLMTNSYPKGRIPFTLAKLSLQIPFIRKKLGVEQETLDYLTWNATFDTSEAQYILQKGDITCPDFIQTMPRMIDFYLAHNKDESYHIQIK, translated from the coding sequence ATGAAAGTTCACTTTTTTACTGGTTTTCCAGGTTTCATTTCGAGTCAGCTCATTCGAACATTATTCCAAGAGAAACAAACGCAGCAGGTGATTGCCATTGTGCTGGCTGGTGAAACCATTAAAGCACAGAAGGAAAAAAACAAAATAGTAGAAGCGTTTCCTGACTGTTCGATTCGTATTATAGAGGGCGATATTACGTTGCCGAATTTAGGTTTAGACGATCAAATAATCAAAGAGATTGTCCCACAAATCGAGGTATTTTGGCATTTAGCCGCTATTTATGATTTAGCGGTGCCGCGAGATATTGCATGGAAAGTGAATGTCCATGGAACAACAATGGTCAATGACTTTGTGCGCACCTTACCTAATTTAAAACGCTATATGTATTTTAGCACGGCCTATGTAGCAGGTACTCGAGAAGGAGTCTTACGTGAAAATGAACTTATTCGACCACAAGCATTTAAAAACTATTATGAGGAAACAAAATATGAGGCTGAGCTTCGAGTGGAAGATTTAAAATCAGAAATACCTCTGACGATTATTAGACCTGGGATTGTAAGAGGGCATTCTAAAACTGGTGAAACCATTAAATTTGATGGACCTTACTTCTTTTTGAATTTGGTGGAACGCTTGAAGGGTCTACCGTTGATTCCGTATATTGGTCAATCTACATCGACGATTAACGTTGTGCCAATCGATTATATTTTAAATGCCTCTATTTTTTTGGCAAACGAACAAGGTGCAGAAGGTAAGACTCTTCATTTAACAGATCCCAAACCTCATCCTGTGCAGGAAGTATACCGTACAATGGTGAAACTGATGACAAATTCTTATCCAAAAGGGCGTATACCATTTACTCTGGCAAAGCTATCATTACAGATTCCTTTTATTCGAAAAAAACTAGGTGTCGAACAAGAAACATTAGATTATCTAACATGGAATGCCACATTTGACACCTCTGAAGCACAGTATATTTTACAAAAAGGTGATATTACATGCCCGGATTTTATACAGACAATGCCAAGAATGATTGATTTTTATTTAGCCCATAATAAGGATGAGAGCTATCACATTCAAATTAAGTAA
- a CDS encoding TrkH family potassium uptake protein: MPWKKSSNKLVTPFQVLVSYYFIAIAISFLLLRLPGVQQEGVKVSFLDSLFTAVSAVSVTGLTTINISETYTTFGLVMILVILQLGAIGIMSLGTFVWLLVGKKIGMRERQLIMIDHNQYSVSGVVKLIREILKILFGIEVVGTVILTLHFTNYFDTLEEAFLHGVFASISATTNGGFDITGMSLLPFHDDYFVQMVTMVLIVLGAIGFPVLIELKTFLLNRRANFRFSLFTKITTSTYAVLFVVGALVILLLESFHSFKEMSWHEALFSAMFHSVSTRSAGLTTYDVTTFSEATDIFMSFLMFIGSSPSSVGGGIRTTTFALAILFLITFARGREDIQVFGREIHLIDVFRSFVVILLAFFMVLIATIILLITEPQASLIQIIFEITSAFGTCGMSLGITSDLSVIGKIIIIILMFIGRVGLISFLYTLGGGGRGKKSSFHYPKERVIIG; the protein is encoded by the coding sequence GTGCCTTGGAAAAAATCATCAAATAAACTTGTCACACCATTTCAGGTACTTGTTTCTTATTACTTTATAGCCATAGCGATTTCCTTCCTGTTATTACGGCTTCCAGGCGTTCAGCAAGAAGGTGTAAAAGTTTCGTTTTTAGATAGTTTGTTTACCGCAGTGAGTGCAGTAAGTGTCACAGGTTTAACAACTATTAATATTTCAGAAACCTATACAACCTTTGGACTTGTGATGATTCTTGTTATTTTACAGTTAGGTGCCATCGGTATTATGTCACTCGGTACCTTTGTATGGCTGCTAGTAGGGAAAAAAATTGGAATGCGTGAACGTCAATTAATTATGATTGATCATAATCAGTACAGTGTGTCAGGTGTTGTTAAATTAATTCGTGAAATTTTGAAAATTTTATTTGGTATTGAAGTGGTAGGTACGGTTATTTTAACACTACACTTCACCAATTACTTTGATACATTGGAAGAAGCGTTCTTGCATGGTGTGTTTGCTTCAATTTCGGCAACAACTAATGGTGGGTTTGATATTACAGGAATGAGCTTATTGCCTTTCCATGATGATTATTTTGTTCAAATGGTTACAATGGTGCTTATTGTGTTAGGTGCTATCGGTTTCCCGGTATTAATCGAATTGAAGACGTTTTTGCTTAATCGACGTGCGAATTTTCGCTTCAGTCTGTTTACCAAAATTACGACATCAACATACGCGGTATTATTTGTTGTTGGTGCTCTTGTCATTTTACTCCTTGAATCATTCCATTCCTTTAAAGAAATGTCTTGGCACGAGGCTCTTTTTTCAGCGATGTTTCATTCAGTATCAACGCGCTCCGCTGGATTAACAACTTACGATGTCACGACATTCAGTGAGGCAACAGATATTTTTATGAGTTTTCTCATGTTCATTGGTTCTTCGCCAAGTTCTGTTGGTGGGGGTATTCGAACAACGACATTTGCCTTGGCCATTTTATTTTTAATAACCTTTGCAAGGGGAAGAGAAGATATTCAAGTATTTGGGCGGGAAATTCATTTAATAGACGTCTTTCGTTCATTCGTGGTAATCCTATTAGCATTTTTTATGGTGTTAATTGCAACGATCATTTTGCTCATTACAGAACCACAAGCGTCACTTATTCAAATTATTTTTGAAATTACTTCTGCGTTCGGAACATGTGGTATGTCGTTAGGAATCACTTCCGATTTATCTGTGATTGGAAAAATCATTATCATTATTTTAATGTTTATAGGCCGAGTAGGTTTAATTTCATTCCTTTATACACTTGGTGGTGGGGGACGAGGTAAAAAATCAAGCTTCCATTATCCAAAAGAACGAGTTATTATTGGCTAA
- a CDS encoding efflux RND transporter permease subunit yields MNISHFSIKRPVFTIVTMLLVILLGGVSLLKIPITLIPELNPPIGVVVTSYPGASPAEVNEKITKPLEATLATLPGIKKIQSTSQEGSNLIVLEFNWSTNLEDVQLDILQRIDMTPLPNDAGKPSFLKFDPSQFPIIQLSLRAENKNVDVRLLAEDLEQELRRTEGVASVNVSGKLIEEIQIILDEAKLVEKGLTQTDIVQIVQANNVSLPGDPVSTDDGKMLTTRIVSTLSSPESIADLIVSVNPLTGEAITVGDLSTVERTEQQSSTTTRANEYPAVLMSVLQESGANTAEVSKAFQQTLDDLLKKEQYEGITADILVDQGNYVDLAISNIGTSLILGGLFAMFILFVFLRSVKSPIIIGIAIPYSVIVTFVLMFFADFSLNIMTLGALALGIGMLVDNAIVVIENIERHLGLEKDPITAAKEGTKEVALAITASTLTTIAVFIPVMFIEGLIGQIFTEFALTISFSLIASLVVALTVVPMLASRLLKTKSSNFDVQRSNSLFYKRFKSSIVWVLQHRMLILVFTVVCFGLSFFGLTKIGTEFLPPTDEGFTSININLEKGVAVSETEKVVKQIEERLKQEKDVEVYVSLIGGTQQSQARGQASPNQAEMYVKLVPLEERQRSIFEFVEELEQDLQGELGEQAEVTFNVSTATGSSPHTLTFRLTDSDEQRLQQSVDKVLPALQAIQEVTNVTTDLDNTVEEIQIEVDRERAKDYGFVPAQIAQNVNQMTKGQLTSQLITEDGAVLPVYTSFGQTFNNSIDALKTMQLRSPAGLFVKLEDVATISIQEGPVSIRRSDQAAAVAFFVDYETKESLGGISAKVDKALEEVNLPPTTEIVFSGDRELYDSAIDDMLLAVMLAIVLVYIVMAAQFESFKYPFVIMFSVPLMIIGVAIAMFLTRTLIGVTSVIGILVLVGIVVNNGIVLVDYINQQKAKGISTFEAILQATQDRLRPILMTALTTILGLLPLALGIGEGTEMNQPMGIAVIGGLVTSTLLTLYIVPIIYSLVDKETRKMR; encoded by the coding sequence ATGAATATTAGTCATTTTTCAATTAAAAGACCCGTCTTTACCATTGTTACAATGCTTCTTGTCATCTTACTAGGAGGCGTATCTTTATTAAAAATACCAATTACACTAATTCCAGAGTTAAATCCCCCTATTGGTGTTGTTGTCACTTCTTATCCTGGTGCAAGTCCAGCAGAGGTAAATGAGAAGATAACAAAGCCTTTAGAAGCTACACTTGCCACCTTACCAGGTATCAAAAAAATACAATCAACCTCTCAAGAAGGTTCTAATTTAATTGTACTTGAGTTCAATTGGTCTACGAACCTGGAAGATGTCCAACTTGATATTCTTCAAAGAATAGATATGACACCACTGCCAAATGATGCAGGGAAGCCTAGCTTCTTAAAATTTGATCCATCACAATTCCCTATTATTCAACTATCATTGCGTGCTGAAAATAAAAATGTAGATGTGCGTTTGTTAGCGGAGGACTTAGAGCAAGAGCTTCGACGGACAGAGGGTGTTGCTAGTGTAAATGTTTCTGGCAAATTGATAGAGGAAATCCAAATCATATTAGATGAAGCAAAGCTAGTAGAAAAAGGTCTAACACAAACAGACATTGTGCAAATAGTTCAAGCCAATAATGTTTCTCTTCCTGGTGATCCTGTCTCAACAGATGATGGCAAGATGTTAACAACACGTATTGTAAGTACATTATCTTCACCAGAAAGCATTGCTGATTTAATCGTTTCGGTAAACCCTTTAACAGGTGAAGCCATAACTGTTGGTGATCTTTCAACAGTGGAAAGAACAGAGCAACAATCTAGTACGACAACACGAGCAAATGAGTATCCAGCAGTCCTGATGTCTGTTTTGCAGGAATCTGGTGCAAATACCGCAGAAGTTTCGAAAGCGTTTCAGCAGACATTAGATGATTTATTAAAAAAAGAACAGTATGAGGGTATTACAGCAGATATATTAGTCGATCAAGGTAACTATGTAGATTTAGCTATTAGTAACATTGGTACTTCCTTAATTCTAGGTGGACTATTTGCGATGTTTATCCTATTTGTTTTTTTACGTAGTGTAAAAAGCCCGATTATTATTGGTATTGCCATCCCTTATTCGGTTATTGTGACATTTGTGTTGATGTTTTTTGCAGATTTTTCGCTCAATATTATGACGCTAGGTGCCCTGGCATTGGGAATTGGTATGCTTGTAGATAATGCCATAGTCGTGATTGAAAATATAGAAAGACATTTAGGCTTAGAAAAGGATCCGATTACTGCAGCTAAAGAAGGGACGAAGGAGGTAGCTCTTGCTATTACAGCTTCGACGTTAACAACAATAGCTGTATTTATTCCTGTTATGTTTATCGAAGGCTTGATAGGTCAAATTTTTACAGAATTTGCCTTAACCATTTCGTTCAGTTTAATAGCTTCGTTAGTCGTGGCCCTTACAGTTGTGCCAATGTTAGCAAGTCGACTTTTGAAAACGAAAAGTAGCAATTTTGATGTACAGCGCAGTAACTCGTTATTTTATAAGCGTTTCAAATCTTCGATTGTATGGGTATTACAGCACCGAATGTTAATCCTTGTTTTCACAGTAGTCTGTTTTGGTCTATCCTTTTTTGGGCTTACAAAAATAGGAACTGAATTTTTACCACCTACCGATGAAGGATTCACATCTATAAATATTAACCTTGAGAAGGGTGTCGCTGTCTCTGAAACAGAAAAAGTTGTTAAGCAAATTGAGGAACGTTTAAAGCAGGAAAAAGATGTGGAAGTTTATGTTAGTTTAATTGGCGGTACACAACAATCACAGGCACGTGGACAAGCCAGTCCTAATCAGGCCGAAATGTATGTGAAACTAGTGCCGTTAGAAGAAAGGCAACGTTCCATTTTTGAATTTGTTGAAGAGCTGGAGCAAGATTTACAGGGAGAGCTTGGGGAGCAAGCAGAGGTTACCTTTAATGTATCGACGGCAACAGGCTCTTCACCACATACGTTAACGTTCCGATTAACCGACTCGGACGAGCAAAGACTTCAGCAATCTGTTGATAAAGTGCTGCCAGCGCTACAAGCAATTCAAGAAGTAACAAATGTCACAACAGACTTAGATAATACTGTGGAAGAAATTCAAATTGAGGTTGATCGCGAAAGGGCAAAAGACTATGGTTTTGTACCCGCACAAATTGCTCAAAACGTCAATCAAATGACAAAAGGACAATTAACATCCCAACTAATTACAGAGGACGGTGCTGTGTTACCGGTTTATACAAGTTTTGGACAGACATTTAATAATAGTATAGATGCGCTCAAAACGATGCAACTTCGTTCCCCAGCAGGACTGTTTGTGAAATTAGAGGATGTAGCTACTATATCTATTCAGGAAGGTCCAGTATCCATTCGCCGTTCTGACCAGGCAGCAGCAGTAGCCTTTTTTGTTGACTATGAAACAAAGGAATCATTAGGGGGAATATCGGCAAAAGTAGATAAAGCATTAGAAGAAGTTAATTTACCACCTACTACGGAGATTGTTTTTAGTGGGGATCGTGAGCTTTATGATAGTGCAATTGATGACATGCTACTAGCAGTTATGTTAGCAATTGTCCTTGTATATATTGTTATGGCTGCTCAATTTGAGTCTTTTAAATATCCATTTGTTATTATGTTTTCAGTCCCATTAATGATTATAGGTGTCGCTATAGCTATGTTTTTAACACGAACTTTAATTGGTGTGACGTCTGTCATAGGCATCCTAGTGCTTGTAGGAATTGTCGTGAATAATGGTATTGTGCTGGTTGATTATATTAATCAACAAAAAGCGAAGGGTATATCAACCTTTGAGGCTATTTTACAGGCTACTCAAGATCGTCTTCGTCCAATTTTAATGACAGCGTTAACGACTATTTTAGGGTTGTTACCACTTGCATTAGGTATAGGTGAAGGGACAGAAATGAACCAACCGATGGGGATAGCTGTAATTGGAGGACTTGTAACCTCTACTTTACTTACTTTGTATATTGTACCCATTATTTATAGTTTAGTGGATAAAGAAACAAGAAAGATGCGCTAG